A DNA window from Anastrepha ludens isolate Willacy chromosome 6, idAnaLude1.1, whole genome shotgun sequence contains the following coding sequences:
- the LOC128867478 gene encoding TM2 domain-containing protein CG10795 yields the protein MAVMERISVLILIIFSVQITQQVDYDCDDLLMGQYLCPDPTKKQIDPKTQQFYGCTKENKARVWCLAVDGINCTETGNNTFTRELPCKWTNGYHLDTTLLLSVFLGMFGVDRFYLGYPGIGLIKFCTLGGMFLGQLVDIVLIATQVVGPADGSAYVIPYYGAGVTIVRSDNSTYRLPRDDW from the exons ATGGCAGTAATGGAACGTATTAGTGTACTAATATTAATCATATTTAGTGTTCAAATAACACAGCAAGTTGATTATGATTGCGACGATTTGTTAATGGGACAATATCTTTGTCCGGATccaaccaaaaaacaaattgatcCCAAAACACAACAGTTTTACGGCTGCACAAAGGAAAACAAAGCTCGTG tctGGTGTCTAGCTGTCGATGGTATCAACTGCACGGAAACTGGTAACAATACTTTCACTCGGGAATTACCCTGCAAGTGGAC TAACGGATATCATCTTGATACCACTTTGCTGCTTTCCGTTTTTCTGGGAATGTTTGGCGTCGACCGCTTCTACTTAGGTTATCCTGGCATTGGTTTGATAAAGTTCTGCACACTTGGCGGCATGTTCCTCGGCCAACTTGTTGATATTGTACTCATAGCTACGCAAGTTGTTGGACCGGCCGATGGCTCAGCATACGTTATACCCTACTATGGCGCGGGCGTAACAATTGTGCGTAGTGATAACTCAACATATCGGTTGCCACGTGATGACTGGTGA